The Flavobacterium marginilacus genome window below encodes:
- a CDS encoding thiazole synthase encodes MAASLLKIGDKTLESRLFLGTGKFGSNIEMEEAILASESELVTVALKRIDLETDTDAILNHLKHPRINLLPNTSGARNAKEAIFAAQLAREALETNWLKLEIHPDPKYLMPDPIETLKATEELAKLGFIVLPYIHADPVLCKHLENAGTAAVMPLGSPIGSNKGLKTIDFLEIIIEQSKVPVIIDAGIGAPSDATKAMELGADAVLVNTAIAVAGNPKLMAEAFKEAVIAGRKAYEAKLGKQYKHAVASSPLTSFLYE; translated from the coding sequence ATGGCAGCGTCACTACTTAAAATCGGAGACAAAACATTAGAATCGAGACTTTTTTTAGGCACCGGAAAATTTGGTTCCAATATAGAAATGGAAGAAGCAATTCTGGCTTCCGAAAGCGAATTGGTAACCGTGGCATTGAAAAGAATCGATTTGGAAACTGATACTGATGCTATTTTGAATCACTTAAAGCATCCTAGAATCAATTTATTGCCCAATACTTCGGGAGCACGAAATGCCAAAGAAGCGATTTTTGCGGCTCAACTCGCCCGAGAAGCATTGGAAACCAATTGGCTGAAACTCGAAATCCATCCGGATCCAAAATATCTGATGCCCGATCCAATCGAAACCTTGAAAGCAACTGAAGAACTGGCAAAATTAGGATTCATCGTTTTGCCTTATATCCACGCTGATCCGGTTTTGTGCAAACATTTGGAAAATGCGGGGACAGCAGCCGTAATGCCGTTGGGTTCTCCAATTGGAAGTAACAAAGGATTAAAAACTATCGATTTTTTGGAAATCATAATCGAACAAAGTAAAGTTCCCGTAATTATTGATGCCGGAATTGGTGCGCCGTCAGATGCCACAAAAGCGATGGAATTGGGAGCTGACGCCGTTTTGGTAAATACTGCGATTGCCGTTGCCGGAAATCCAAAACTGATGGCCGAAGCATTTAAGGAAGCGGTTATTGCAGGACGAAAAGCTTATGAAGCCAAACTGGGAAAACAATATAAACATGCAGTTGCTTCCAGTCCTTTGACTTCGTTTTTATATGAGTAA
- a CDS encoding thiamine phosphate synthase: MYNKLQYISQGESAEEQLYNIHEALDNGCDWIQMRFKNQKPKKTFALAEAVKFLCEEYLANFIINDDVHLAKQVNADGVHLGLSDMDVSEARAIFGRTKIIGATANTFEDIVRQTNNGCDYIGLGPFQFTKTKDKLSPILGLEGYSSIIAQMKQSQIEVPVYAIGGITLEDVNNLMTTGIHGIAVSGIITKSDKKQQLITQLNEILYGSVTT, encoded by the coding sequence ATGTATAACAAACTGCAATACATCTCACAGGGAGAAAGTGCCGAAGAACAATTGTACAATATTCATGAGGCATTAGACAATGGATGTGATTGGATCCAAATGCGATTTAAAAATCAGAAACCAAAAAAAACTTTTGCTTTGGCGGAAGCCGTAAAATTTTTGTGTGAAGAATACTTAGCCAATTTCATTATCAACGACGATGTTCATCTGGCCAAACAAGTCAATGCAGATGGCGTTCATCTTGGCCTTTCGGATATGGATGTTAGCGAAGCAAGAGCTATTTTTGGCAGGACAAAAATCATAGGAGCTACGGCAAATACTTTTGAAGACATTGTCCGTCAAACCAACAATGGCTGTGATTATATTGGATTAGGTCCTTTTCAATTTACAAAAACCAAAGACAAACTCAGTCCCATTCTAGGGTTGGAAGGCTATAGTTCCATAATTGCGCAAATGAAACAATCGCAAATTGAAGTTCCTGTTTATGCCATTGGCGGAATTACTTTGGAAGATGTCAATAATTTAATGACAACCGGAATCCATGGTATTGCCGTTTCGGGCATTATTACCAAAAGCGACAAAAAACAACAACTTATTACTCAACTTAACGAAATACTATATGGCAGCGTCACTACTTAA
- a CDS encoding HesA/MoeB/ThiF family protein, with the protein MSIVQEYLRYNRQVMLPEIGDSGQEKLKNAKVLVIGAGGLGCPILQYIATAGVGTIGIVDFDKIEIHNLHRQILYTEDQVGFSKATTAKATIEKLNPLISVLAFEEKLTINNASKIIDDFDFVVDGSDNFTTRYLVNDTCVTLKKPLIYGSILGFEGQLAIFNHNGTKNLRDLFPEPPDPKDVPNCSLNGVLGTLPGIIGTMMAHETLKLIMDLPALNNELVLFSTLNWSFTKLKF; encoded by the coding sequence ATGAGTATCGTTCAAGAATATTTAAGATATAACCGCCAAGTAATGTTACCCGAAATCGGTGATTCAGGGCAGGAAAAACTCAAGAATGCCAAAGTTTTGGTTATAGGTGCTGGTGGTTTGGGCTGCCCTATTTTGCAATACATTGCCACAGCTGGAGTGGGAACAATCGGTATTGTTGATTTTGACAAAATTGAGATTCATAATTTGCATCGTCAAATTTTATATACTGAAGATCAAGTGGGATTCTCCAAAGCTACCACAGCTAAAGCTACTATTGAAAAATTAAATCCGCTGATTTCCGTTTTGGCTTTTGAAGAAAAATTAACCATTAACAATGCTTCAAAAATTATTGATGATTTTGATTTTGTAGTAGACGGCTCCGATAATTTCACCACACGTTATTTGGTAAATGACACTTGTGTTACTTTAAAAAAACCACTAATTTATGGAAGTATCTTAGGTTTTGAGGGACAATTGGCCATTTTCAATCACAACGGAACCAAAAATCTTAGGGATTTATTTCCGGAACCACCCGATCCAAAAGATGTTCCGAATTGCAGTCTGAATGGTGTATTGGGAACATTACCTGGAATAATCGGTACAATGATGGCACATGAAACCTTGAAATTGATAATGGATTTGCCTGCATTGAATAATGAATTAGTATTATTCAGTACTTTGAATTGGAGTTTTACAAAGCTTAAATTTTAA
- a CDS encoding hydroxymethylpyrimidine/phosphomethylpyrimidine kinase, with protein sequence MSANRPFVLTIAGFDPSGGAGVLADIKTFEQHKVYGFAINTGNTIQTENVFYEIQWTDIHFVLNSLEKLFENYTIKAVKIGIVPSFSYLKKIIWSVKKLSPKTKIVWDTVLKSSTEFDFLDIENQTDLIEKLKEIDLITPNYDEMKKLFPEFNLLSKSPPSGIRGLLLKGGHNPNKVGVDYLYTPNGIYKYLPKIDNCYEKHGSGCVLSSAITANLALGQNLETACQNAKIYTENYLLSNTTKLGFHYV encoded by the coding sequence ATGTCAGCAAATCGTCCATTCGTATTAACCATTGCAGGATTCGATCCATCAGGCGGCGCAGGTGTTTTGGCAGACATCAAAACCTTTGAGCAGCACAAAGTGTATGGATTCGCCATCAACACAGGCAATACGATACAAACCGAAAATGTTTTTTATGAAATCCAATGGACCGACATACATTTTGTTTTGAATTCTTTGGAAAAACTGTTCGAGAATTACACTATCAAAGCAGTAAAAATTGGTATTGTACCGTCTTTCAGTTATTTGAAAAAGATTATTTGGTCTGTAAAAAAACTTTCACCAAAAACAAAAATAGTCTGGGACACAGTTTTAAAATCATCAACCGAATTTGATTTTTTAGATATAGAAAACCAAACAGATTTGATTGAAAAACTGAAAGAAATCGACCTGATAACACCCAATTACGACGAAATGAAAAAACTATTTCCCGAATTTAATCTGCTATCCAAATCCCCGCCTTCGGGAATTCGAGGACTTTTGCTTAAAGGCGGTCACAATCCGAACAAAGTCGGAGTGGATTATTTATATACCCCAAACGGTATTTATAAATATTTACCGAAGATCGACAATTGCTACGAAAAACATGGTTCAGGATGTGTGCTTTCGTCGGCTATAACAGCCAATCTTGCATTAGGCCAAAATTTGGAAACAGCTTGCCAAAATGCCAAAATTTATACCGAAAACTACTTATTATCCAACACAACTAAACTAGGATTCCATTATGTATAA
- the thiC gene encoding phosphomethylpyrimidine synthase ThiC yields MNNEEQISRTPFPNSKKVYIDGEIHPIKVAMREISLADTKLSNGRIEKNPSVTVYDTSGPYTDPNIDIDVRKGLPRIREQWILDRNDVEELTEITSDYGKSRLNDEKLNHLRFEYLHKPMRAKKGANVSQLHYAKQGIITPEMEYIAIRENQRIEQLNEQTKAMQCQHTGHSFGANTQKSKITAEFVRSEVARGRAIIPNNINHPESEPMIVGRNFLVKINANIGNSAVTSSIEEEVEKAVWACRWGADTIMDLSTGKNIHETREWIIRNSPVPIGTVPIYQALEKVNGIAEDLTWEIFRDTLIEQAEQGVSYFTIHAGVLLRYIHLTANRVTGIVSRGGSIMAKWCLFHHKENFLYTHFEEICEIMKQYDVAFSLGDGLRPGSIADANDAAQFAELETLGELTKIAWKHDVQTFIEGPGHVPMHMIKENMDKQLEHCDEAPFYTLGPLTTDIAPGYDHITSAIGAAMIGWYGCAMLCYVTPKEHLGLPNKKDVKDGVITYKIAAHAADLAKGHPGAQYRDNALSKARFEFRWEDQFNLSLDPDTAREFHDETLPADGAKVAHFCSMCGPKFCSMKISQEIRDVAEAEKGMAAKSEEFIEQGKEIYV; encoded by the coding sequence ATGAACAACGAAGAACAAATCTCAAGAACCCCTTTTCCAAACTCCAAAAAGGTATATATCGATGGTGAAATCCACCCGATAAAAGTAGCCATGCGCGAAATATCGTTGGCCGACACCAAATTATCCAACGGCAGAATCGAAAAAAACCCATCAGTAACAGTTTATGATACTTCAGGGCCTTACACCGACCCAAACATCGACATCGATGTTCGTAAAGGATTGCCACGTATCCGTGAGCAATGGATTTTAGACCGTAATGATGTCGAAGAACTGACCGAGATCACTTCAGACTACGGAAAATCACGTTTGAATGACGAAAAATTAAATCATTTGCGTTTTGAGTATTTACACAAACCAATGCGTGCCAAAAAAGGAGCCAACGTTTCCCAATTACACTATGCAAAACAAGGAATCATCACTCCCGAAATGGAATATATCGCCATTCGTGAAAACCAACGCATCGAGCAGTTAAATGAGCAAACCAAAGCCATGCAATGCCAACACACAGGTCATAGTTTTGGAGCCAATACTCAAAAATCAAAAATCACTGCCGAATTTGTTCGTAGCGAAGTAGCCAGAGGTCGTGCCATTATCCCGAACAACATCAACCATCCCGAAAGCGAACCAATGATTGTGGGGCGTAATTTCTTGGTAAAAATAAACGCCAACATCGGAAATAGTGCGGTAACATCCAGCATTGAAGAAGAAGTTGAAAAAGCCGTTTGGGCTTGCCGTTGGGGAGCCGACACCATTATGGATTTGTCAACAGGAAAAAATATCCACGAAACCAGAGAATGGATTATTCGCAACTCTCCGGTACCAATCGGAACTGTGCCTATTTACCAAGCCTTGGAAAAAGTAAACGGAATCGCTGAAGATTTGACTTGGGAAATTTTCCGCGACACCTTAATAGAACAGGCAGAACAAGGGGTTTCTTATTTCACTATTCACGCCGGAGTGTTATTGCGTTACATTCATTTAACCGCCAACCGCGTTACCGGAATTGTTTCCCGTGGCGGATCGATTATGGCAAAATGGTGTTTGTTTCACCACAAAGAAAACTTTCTATACACCCATTTCGAAGAAATTTGCGAAATCATGAAACAGTACGACGTAGCCTTTTCATTAGGAGATGGTTTACGTCCAGGTTCTATCGCCGATGCCAATGACGCCGCACAATTCGCCGAATTGGAAACTCTTGGTGAATTAACCAAAATCGCTTGGAAACACGATGTTCAGACATTTATTGAAGGTCCAGGTCACGTTCCAATGCACATGATTAAGGAAAACATGGACAAACAATTGGAACATTGTGATGAAGCTCCATTTTACACTTTAGGTCCATTAACCACTGACATTGCCCCAGGCTATGACCATATTACTTCGGCCATTGGTGCTGCAATGATTGGCTGGTATGGCTGTGCGATGCTTTGTTATGTAACACCAAAAGAGCACCTTGGTTTACCAAACAAAAAAGACGTAAAAGACGGTGTTATCACTTATAAAATTGCCGCTCACGCCGCCGATTTAGCCAAAGGTCATCCGGGAGCACAATACCGTGACAATGCCTTAAGCAAAGCCCGTTTTGAATTCCGTTGGGAAGACCAGTTCAACTTGTCATTAGACCCAGATACTGCCCGTGAATTCCACGATGAAACTTTACCGGCTGACGGTGCCAAAGTTGCCCATTTCTGTTCAATGTGCGGGCCTAAATTCTGCTCAATGAAAATATCACAGGAAATCCGTGATGTTGCCGAAGCTGAAAAAGGTATGGCAGCCAAATCGGAAGAGTTTATAGAACAAGGAAAGGAAATTTATGTATAG
- the thiH gene encoding 2-iminoacetate synthase ThiH produces the protein MNTFKSVFEQYNWDTIQTKIYQTTTKQVEQALAKSRRNLDDFLTLISPAATTYLEQIAQECHELTKKRFGKTIQMYAPLYLSNECQNICTYCGFSLDNKIKRKTLTDSEIKLEAEALKSAGFDHALLVTGEANYTVNINYFLNAIEQIKKQFSIISVEVQPLSTEEYQKLHEAGVYSVLVYQETYHQEVYKKYHTKGKKSNFDFRLDTPDRIGKAGIHKIGLGVLLGLEDWRTDSFFNALHLDYLQKTYWQTKYSVSFPRLRPAEGIIEPNFIMDDKDLTQLICAYRLWNEDLEISISTRENETFRNNIIPIGVTSMSAGSKTNPGGYVVDPQSLEQFEISDERSAQKIAKIISDKGYEPVWKDWDRTFRFQNADSRF, from the coding sequence ATGAACACATTCAAATCGGTTTTTGAACAGTATAATTGGGATACCATTCAAACCAAAATATACCAAACCACCACCAAACAAGTTGAACAAGCGTTGGCAAAAAGCAGAAGAAATCTAGACGACTTCTTGACTTTGATTTCGCCTGCCGCAACAACTTATTTGGAACAAATAGCACAGGAATGTCATGAATTGACAAAAAAGCGTTTTGGAAAAACCATCCAAATGTATGCTCCTTTGTATTTGAGCAATGAATGCCAAAACATCTGCACCTATTGCGGCTTCAGCCTGGACAATAAAATCAAACGCAAGACACTAACTGATTCAGAGATAAAACTTGAAGCTGAAGCATTGAAATCAGCTGGTTTTGACCACGCATTATTGGTTACTGGCGAAGCCAATTACACCGTCAACATCAATTATTTCCTAAATGCGATTGAACAGATAAAAAAGCAATTCTCAATCATTTCGGTAGAAGTGCAGCCGCTTTCCACCGAAGAATATCAAAAACTGCACGAAGCCGGCGTTTATTCGGTTTTGGTCTATCAAGAAACCTATCATCAGGAAGTCTATAAAAAATACCATACTAAAGGCAAAAAATCCAATTTTGACTTTCGTTTGGATACACCTGACCGAATCGGGAAAGCGGGAATTCACAAAATAGGCTTAGGCGTTTTATTAGGGTTGGAAGATTGGCGGACGGATAGTTTTTTCAATGCCCTGCATTTAGATTATCTGCAGAAAACCTATTGGCAGACCAAATATTCGGTTTCGTTTCCAAGACTACGCCCAGCTGAAGGAATCATTGAACCCAATTTTATTATGGATGACAAAGATTTGACGCAATTGATTTGCGCTTATCGTTTGTGGAATGAAGATTTAGAGATTTCAATTTCGACCCGAGAAAACGAAACTTTCAGAAACAACATCATTCCAATTGGAGTCACGAGTATGAGTGCGGGATCCAAAACCAATCCGGGCGGTTATGTCGTCGACCCGCAATCATTGGAACAGTTTGAAATTAGTGATGAGCGCTCGGCTCAAAAAATCGCCAAAATAATCAGTGATAAAGGATACGAACCGGTTTGGAAAGATTGGGACAGAACTTTTAGATTTCAGAATGCAGATTCTAGATTTTAG
- a CDS encoding thiamine phosphate synthase: MIVITNPIPIANEISTIHSIFENGLELLHVRKPNFSEEDMITFITEIKSDLRKQLVLHSHHQLASGFGINRIHFSESKRKKKDRLALETYKTKGFHLSASVHSIADFNALESVFEYAFLSPVFPSISKTGYSSETDLFEAVKNRTNYATKLIALGGIESKNIKQTLENGFDDAVLLGTIWNSTNPIENFKLCQQIVHSY, encoded by the coding sequence ATGATTGTAATCACAAATCCAATTCCGATAGCTAATGAAATCAGTACGATCCATTCTATCTTTGAGAACGGATTGGAATTACTGCATGTTCGGAAGCCAAATTTTTCGGAAGAAGATATGATAACTTTCATAACGGAAATAAAATCGGATTTGAGAAAACAATTGGTTCTGCACAGTCACCATCAGTTAGCTTCAGGATTTGGCATCAATAGAATTCACTTTAGCGAAAGCAAAAGAAAAAAGAAAGACAGATTAGCTTTGGAAACCTACAAAACAAAAGGATTTCATTTATCAGCTTCGGTTCATTCAATAGCCGATTTCAATGCTTTGGAAAGTGTTTTTGAATACGCTTTTTTGAGTCCTGTTTTTCCAAGTATCTCCAAAACCGGTTATTCTTCGGAAACTGATTTATTCGAAGCTGTTAAAAACAGAACTAACTACGCCACAAAACTCATCGCTTTGGGCGGAATAGAATCGAAAAACATCAAACAAACATTAGAAAATGGGTTTGATGATGCAGTTCTGTTAGGAACCATTTGGAACAGTACTAATCCAATAGAAAATTTTAAACTATGTCAGCAAATCGTCCATTCGTATTAA